The Clostridiales bacterium FE2011 sequence TCCGTCGGATGATTTCTATACTTCCAGCGATGACCGGGGGCAAATGCTCCGCGCCGCCTCCGCAAACTTCCAGGGCTGGCTGAACCAGGCTAACCCGAACGCCTGCATCGATTATTCTGCTGTAATGACAAGGCTCCGTGCAAATTCAGCCCACCCTGTCTTCTCCTTCGAGGTCGGGCAGTACGAAGTACTTCCGGACTTCAGTGAAATCCGGGATTACCGCGGCGTGACCGTTCCCGGCAACCTGAGGCGGATGGAACAGAAAATGCGTTCTGCCGGACTGGAAAAGATCTGGCCCCGCATGGTCAGTGCCACAGGCGAAAACGCGCTGCAGTGCTACCGGGCGGAAGTGGAAGCCGCCCTGCGCACGGAAGATTTCAGCGGCATCTCCCTGCTGAGCCTGCAGGATTTCCCGGGTCAGGGCACCGCGCTGGTAGGCATGATGAATACACACCTGCAGCCCAAGCCGTATCCTTTTGCAGATCCCACACGGTTCGCTGCGTTCTTCCGGGATGTACTGCCCCTGGCGCTGCTGCCCCGGTATGTTTTCACCGCCGGTGAGGAGATCTCCGTCCCCGTGCGGATCGCCAACTATGGCAAAACGGATCTGGATGGTCCCTGTACCTGGGTTCTTTCCGGAGAAGGGACTGCTCTTTCCGGCGGAACAGAATCCATCCGTGTTCCGGCCGGTTCCCTGTCCGGAACAGCTGAAATCACCCTCCGTCTGCCCCGTCAGGATGAAGCCGTACAGCTGACCCTGTCCCTGCAGTACTGCGGAAGCAGCAACACTTATCCGCTCTGGGTCTATCCGGATGAAAAGCCGGTTTGCCCGGCGGATGTCCTGGAATGCCGCGTACTGGATGAAGCCGCCCGGCAGGTGCTTGCCTCCGGCGGAAAAGTATACCTTGCGCCAGACAGTACGGCGGAAGCGCTCCCCTGCTCTGTCCAGGCACAGTTCACCCCGGATTTCTGGTCGGTCTGCACCTTCCCCACCCAGTCCGGATGCATGGGGCAGCTCATCGATAAGGATCACCCCTTGTTCCGGGCTTTCCCCACAGAAAGCTGGAGTACCTGGCAATGGCATCCCATGGCGTGCCAGCGGGCTCTTCTCCTTCCCCGGAGGATGAAAGCCATTATCACGGAAATGGATTCCTGCGCCCTGCTCCGCCCGATGGCCCAGCTGTTTGAATGCCGCTGCGGCAGCGGACGCCTGATGGTTTCCTCCCTGGGCCTGCACCAGCAGGAGCAGTCACCGAACGTCAGGGCATTACAAAAAGCCATATATGACTATATGGCTTCAGATCTGTTCCAGCCAGAAGAAGAACTCAGCCTTGAAACAGCGGCGGAGTTTCTTCCCTTCCGTTAATTATTCCTTTTCTGCCGGTAAAATATATCCCAGGGTCTTCAGTTCCCGGGCCGCGGCGGCAGCAAAGCGCTCCGCGCCGGCCCGCTGCGTATGCGCGTTGTCCTGCAGCCCTTCCGGATAAGCAGGATCCTCACCGGGAGAGAAATGCATAAACAGGGCTTTGCTCCCCTCTTCTCCCATTGCTTCGACGATCCGGAAACTTTCCGAGTACAGGTCGATCAGCGGAACCTGCATTTCTTCCGCCACAGACCGCATGGCCGCCGGGTATTCCCCATGGGTCGGCTGCAGTTTCCCGTCCTGCCAGATCCGCATGCAGATGGATGTCAGCAGGATCGGTACTGCGTTCCTTTCCCTCGCAAAGCGGATAAAAAAGCGAAGATTCTCCGTATACTCCGTCCAGGGTGCCGCATAGCGCTCCGGCTTTTTTTCATTCTCATCATTATGGGCAAACTGAATCAGGATCAGGTCGCCGGGGCATGCTTTTTCCGCCGGCTGCAGCCTGTTTTCAGCCAGGAAGGTTTTCGTGCTCCGCCCGGCCATCGCCAGATTCACAACGGAAACCCCGGGAAGAAAATCCCCCAGCAACTGCCCCCAGCCAACCATCCTGGTTTCCCCGGCTCGATAGGAGGCGGCGGTGGAATCGCCGCAGATAAAAATTTGCATGTTTTCTTCCCC is a genomic window containing:
- a CDS encoding rhamnogalacturonan acetylesterase; amino-acid sequence: MQIFICGDSTAASYRAGETRMVGWGQLLGDFLPGVSVVNLAMAGRSTKTFLAENRLQPAEKACPGDLILIQFAHNDENEKKPERYAAPWTEYTENLRFFIRFARERNAVPILLTSICMRIWQDGKLQPTHGEYPAAMRSVAEEMQVPLIDLYSESFRIVEAMGEEGSKALFMHFSPGEDPAYPEGLQDNAHTQRAGAERFAAAAARELKTLGYILPAEKE